One window of Plasmodium relictum strain SGS1 genome assembly, chromosome: 14 genomic DNA carries:
- the DPAP2 gene encoding dipeptidyl aminopeptidase 2, putative, whose amino-acid sequence MKNIIFFFLYVLLICLVRSDLPIHALMGDVQGVWKIKQTKKISEKPENCGGGIPNRNSENLSSSIKYYKRFLENKYGSLEEIKIKLTMEKIKITNEIKPRDQWTYLAVKSYDNDQIIGYWTMVYDEGFEIRLKGKRYFGFFKYERNSNRYCPQSIEDKNFDEEECYKTDPTKTQIGWILDEKIKKNSKEKIFHWGCFYSEKEEDGNTSSFVIDNIEKNETYKRNKLSFSVLGKRSKYKKVYLSNLPKIYAATKTNLMNIYEKKNHKIYGCKKNDFTDLKIRLTLPKEFSWGDPFNDENFVEDVEDQKDCGSCYSISSVYCLEKRFEILFWKRYKKKIKMPKLSYQSILSCSPFNQGCDGGYPFLVGRQMYEFGIPSEKYMKYENDDTVQCTLNMGNFNKSNNKDKSIKEIYYASDYYYINGCYECANEYDMMNEILLNGPIISAINATPELLNLYNNNNKNKIYDVITNENQICDVLNEGFNGWQQTNHAINIVGWGEQINKNNELIKYWLIRNTWGKQWGYKGYLKFQRGINLAGIESQAVFIDPDFSRGQAKILLKQN is encoded by the exons atgaaaaatattatttttttttttttatatgtattgtTGATCTGTTTGGTAAGAAGTGATTTACCTATACATGCTCTTATG gGAGATGTACAAGGCGTATGGAAAATCAAACAGACAAAAAAAATCAGTGAAAAACCTGAAAATTGTGGTGGAGGAATACCTAATAGAAATTCAGAAAATTTAAGTTCaa gtataaagtattataaaagatttttagaaaataaatatggaagtctagaagaaataaaaataaaattaacaatggaaaaaattaaaataactaATGAAATAAAGCCAAGAGATCAATGGACATACTTAGCAGTAAAAAGCTACGATAATGATCAAATTATCGGTTATtg gACAATGGTTTATGATGAAGGATTTGAAATTAGACTAAAAGGAAAGAGATATTTTG gattttttaaatatgaaagAAATTCTAATCGATATTGCCCCCAGTCAATAGAAg ataaaaatttCGATGAAGAAGAATGCTATAAAACAGATCCCACCAAAACACAAATTGGATGGATACttgatgaaaaaataaaaaaaaattctaaggagaaaatatttcattgGGGCTGTTTTTACTCTGAGAAAGAAGAAGATGGAAATACTTCTTCATTTGTTATTGATAATAT tgagaaaaatgaaacctataaaagaaataaattaagTTTCTCTGTCCTTGGAAAAAGATCAAAATACAAAAAAGTTTATTTGTCAAATTTACCCAAAATATATGCTGCTACAAAAACTAATTTAA TGAATAtatatgagaaaaaaaatcataaaatttacggatgtaaaaaaaatgattttactGATTTAAAAATTCGTTTAACATTACCAAAAGAATTTAGTTGGGGAGATCCTTttaatgatgaaaattttGTTGAAGATGTGGAAGATCAAAAAGATTGCGGCAGTTGTTATTCTATTTCTAGTGTATACTGTTTAGAAAAAAGatttgaaatattattttggaaaagatataaaaaaaaaataaaaatgccAAAATTATCTTATCAATCTATTTTGAGTTGTTCCCCATTTAATCAAGGTTGCGATGGCGGTTACCCATTTCTTGTTGGTAGACAAATGTATGAATTTGGTATACCCTCAGAAAAGTACATGAAATATGAAAATGATGACACAGTTCAATGTACACTTAATATGGGAAATTTTAACAaatcaaataataaagataaaagcATAAAAGAGATATATTATGCTTcagattattattatataaatggaTGTTATGAATGTGCAAATGAATATGATATGATGaatgaaattttattaaatggaCCAATAATATCAGCTATTAATGCAACCCCAGAAttgttaaatttatataataataataataaaaataaaatatatgatgtTATTACTAATGAAAATCAAATATGCGATGTATTAAATGAAGGGTTTAACGGTTGGCAGCAAACAAACCATGCTATTAATATTGTTGGATGGGGagaacaaataaataaaaataatgaattaataaaatattggCTGATAAGAAATACGTGGGGTAAACAATGGGGATATAAAggttatttaaaatttcaaaGAGGAATAAATCTAGCTGGTATTGAATCTCAAGCAGTTTTCATTGATCCTGATTTTTCAAGAGGACAAGCTAAAATCCTTCTAAAACAGAAttaa
- a CDS encoding nucleolar rRNA processing protein, putative produces MSNFKNIVPKRSYLERGQPKHRLHLGELEKKVDYGKRKEIYKKKKKIENVLKEKVMTKNPDEFHTGMVHSRITNNSILVKEKRIMKPELQLKYKRNELSQKTNYLYNRLKKINKKISNYQINIPLRYVFNNSHELYNENEIYTLKAENKKLRKRGECIQKEYNSLINAKNNILDNIRKLDNKYASTFRNIDGYKIINDKGKIPYRFFAPRLK; encoded by the coding sequence atgtctaattttaaaaacataGTTCCTAAAAGAAGTTACTTAGAAAGAGGGCAACCTAAGCATAGGTTGCATTTAGGAGAACttgaaaaaaaagtagattatggaaaaagaaaagaaatatacaaaaaaaaaaaaaaaatagaaaatgttttaaaagaaaaagttatGACAAAAAATCCAGATGAATTTCACACAGGTATGGTTCACTCAAGAATTACTAACAACAGTATTTTagttaaagaaaaaagaattatgaaACCAGAGTTGCAGTTAAAATATAAACGAAATGAATTATCACAAAAAACTAATTACCTATACaatagattaaaaaaaatcaacaaaaaaattagcaATTATCAAATTAACATTCCATTGAggtatgtttttaataattcacatgaattatataatgaaaatgaaatatatactttaaaagcggaaaataaaaaattaagaaaaagaGGGGAATGCATtcaaaaagaatataattcattaattaatgcaaaaaataatattttagatAATATTAGAAAACTTGATAATAAATATGCATCAACTTTTAGAAATATTGATGGATATAAAATCATAAATGATAAAGGAAAAATACCTTATAGGTTTTTTGCACCCCGATTAAAATAA
- a CDS encoding methyltransferase, putative, translated as MRTFYDSDIVVNFMLSEEAILNEKKIVENNRIVLRDCQKQKLLSEGKKNWDKFYNHYKTNFFKDRKWIKVEFDHIFKENLEYKKENSNDTELLKESDDEKKQQKKLILEIGCGVGNSLIPLLIEYHNYDFIGIDFSKNAINFLNEKWRKIVNMNNKLKDEKLVRDSEDVLNNDLDNVKNINNHKNNLINDHFNNNDVNSYDSKYNYYDDDPSEKENLSDIYELKSYKKLGNLIKTCVVDITTEDTPTCICQFETVDIILLIFVLSSVQPDKMKNVINNSYKYLKKGGYVLLRDYGLYDLAQVRFANKKEKKISENFYVRGDKTFVYFFKIEELHDLFCKYGLFEEVENKYITRIVKNRKRNIEMKRIWVQSIFKKV; from the coding sequence ATGAGGACTTTTTATGATTCTGATATTGTGGTAAATTTTATGTTATCAGAAGAAGCAATACTTAACGAGAAGAAAATCGttgaaaataatagaatAGTATTACGTGATTgccaaaaacaaaaattattaagtgaaggaaaaaaaaattgggataaattttataatcatTATAAAACAAACTTTTTTAAAGATAGAAAATGGATAAAAGTTGAATTTgatcatatttttaaagaaaatttagaatataaaaaagaaaatagtaACGATACTGAACTGTTAAAAGAAAGTGATGATGAAAagaaacaacaaaaaaagttaattttaGAAATAGGTTGTGGAGTAGGAAACTCATTAATTCCTCTTTTAATAGAATATCATAATTACGATTTTATAGGAATTGATTTCTCTAAAAAtgcaataaattttttaaatgagaaATGGAGAAAAATCgtaaatatgaataataaattaaaagatgaaaaattaGTAAGGGATTCAGAAGATGTACTAAACAATGATTTAGATaatgttaaaaatataaataatcataaaaacaatttaatCAATGATCATTTTAACAATAATGATGTAAACAGTTATGATTCAAAATATAACTATTACGATGACGATCCTTCTGAAAAGGAAAACTTATCAGATatttatgaattaaaaagttataaGAAATTAggaaatttaattaaaacatGTGTAGTAGACATAACAACTGAAGATACACCAACATGTATATGTCAATTTGAAACAGTTGATATTATTTTActcatttttgttttatcttCTGTACAACCagataaaatgaaaaatgtaattaataattcatataaatatttaaagaaagGAGGATATGTTTTATTAAGAGATTATGGATTATATGATTTAGCACAAGTGAGGTTTGctaataaaaaggaaaaaaaaatatcagaaaatttttatgtcAGAGGAGATAAAacgtttgtttatttttttaaaatagagGAGTTACATGATTTATTTTGCAAATATGGTCTATTTGAAGAAGTagaaaacaaatatataacaagaattgttaaaaatagaaaaagaaatattgaGATGAAAAGAATTTGGGTACAATCCATTTTTAAGAAAGTGTAA
- a CDS encoding bax inhibitor 1, putative — translation MYNTNGRDGVNPPPPAQNYGAAYNHGNYNYGQNKVNNNPYDIPPPLQQKDYYYNAPTNITANGGLYDEFSLNEFSSTKIRHGFIRKVYSILSLQLLITFGFSALAVLHQPIKIFLIKNYVLFFVLGIVLSLPILITIACVPTIARKYPSNYFVLLLITIGMTLIVSLASARTNSEIFFYAFGITAVVVIGLTIFAFQTKWDFTGWYVYLFMAFLILFVIGIIGIFVRSKIYNLIFSGISAFILSISIIVDTQLIIGGKHKKYEFSIDDYIFATLALYMDIINLFISILSIISNSE, via the coding sequence atgTATAATACAAATGGGAGAGATGGTGTGAACCCCCCTCCACCAGCACAGAATTATGGTGCCGCATATAATCATggaaattataattatggacaaaataaagtaaataataatCCATATGATATACCACCACCATTACAACAAAAAGATTACTATTATAATGCACCAACTAATATAACAGCGAATGGTGGATTATACGATGAATTTTCACTTAATGAATTTTCCTCAACAAAAATAAGACATGGATTTATCAGGAAagtttattctattttatcaCTTCAACTTCTTATTACTTTTGGATTTTCGGCGTTAGCAGTTTTACATCAACCAATTAAAATATTcctaattaaaaattatgtattgTTTTTTGTGCTTGGCATAGTATTAAGTTTACCTATATTAATAACTATAGCTTGCGTTCCTACCATAGCAAGAAAATATCCTAGTAATTATTTTGTATTACTATTAATAACAATTGGTATGACATTAATAGTTTCATTAGCCAGTGCAAGAACTAATTCcgaaatttttttctatgcATTTGGGATAACAGCGGTTGTAGTTATAGGTTTAACTATATTTGCTTTTCAAACAAAATGGGATTTTACAGGTTGGTATGTTTACCTTTTTATggcatttttaatattatttgttATTGGGATAATTGGTATTTTTGTTCGtagtaaaatttataatttaattttttctggAATTAGcgcatttatattatcaataTCTATTATCGTTGATACACAACTTATTATAGGAggaaaacataaaaaatatgaattttcAATAGATGATTATATTTTTGCCACTTTAGCTTTATATATggatattattaatttatttatttcaatatTATCAATTATTTCAAATTCAGAGTAG
- a CDS encoding RNA-binding protein, putative: MDRYGNNVRADVKKQGYENSDLPILCETCLGENPYVRIIREENGKECKICKNAFTLFRWKPGQKARYKQTIICSMCAKVKNVCQTCLFDLEYNLPVQVRDKFLESAITLPENETNRNFFLEQMEKNMSLSYNKANHVNIDLSKLKRYDPYFKRNMARVCSFWRNNSCNRGSECPYLHKEIHLDKSLYNQNIKNRYTGENDVLAEKILKKYNKENEDKFMANTICIHGISESVSQVNIKECFKKFGEIKSIKMIPKDCKMFISYANYGSAKKASEEYKDGLELNGCNLTVLLQEKIYNPNIKNNQVNPNFLYSQNNPQGINVPYMYYPFFNNNLNPLPPNAAPYSSMVPSEAEQRK; this comes from the coding sequence atgGATAGATATGGTAATAATGTTAGAGCAGATGTCAAAAAACAAGGTTATGAAAATTCAGATTTGCCAATTCTTTGTGAAACTTGTTTAGGAGAAAATCCTTATGTTAGGATTATAAGAGAAGAAAATGGAAAGGAAtgtaaaatatgtaaaaatgcTTTTACTCTTTTTAGATGGAAGCCTGGACAAAAAGCAAGATACAAGCAAACAATTATATGTAGTATGTGTgcaaaagtaaaaaatgtTTGTCAAACATGTTTATTTGACTTAGAATATAATTTACCTGTACAAGTTAGGGATAAATTTCTTGAAAGTGCTATTACTTTACCGGAAAATGAAACCAAtagaaacttttttttagaacaaatggaaaaaaatatGTCATTGTCATATAATAAAGCTAATCATGTAAATATTGATCTATCAAAATTAAAGAGATATGATccttattttaaaagaaatatggCACGTGTTTGTAGTTTTTGGAGAAACAATTCTTGTAATCGTGGATCTGAATGCCCATATCTTCATAAAGAAATACATTTAGATAAATCTTTGTACaatcaaaatattaaaaatagatataCAGGAGAAAATGATGTATTGgctgaaaaaatattaaaaaaatataataaagagAATGAAGATAAATTTATGGCAAATACAATTTGCATTCATGGAATCAGTGAATCAGTTAGTCAAGTAAATATTAAggaatgttttaaaaaatttggaGAAATAAAATCAATTAAAATGATACCTAAAGATTGCAAAATGTTTATTTCTTATGCAAATTATGGCTCTGCTAAAAAGGCTTCGGAAGAATATAAAGACGGCTTAGAACTAAATGGGTGCAACTTAACAGTTTTATtacaagaaaaaatatataatccaaatataaaaaataatcagGTGAAtccaaattttttatatagtcAAAATAATCCTCAAGGAATAAATGTTCCGTATATGTATTACCCTTTTTTTAACAATAATTTAAATCCATTACCACCAAATGCTGCTCCCTATTCTTCTATGGTCCCATCTGAAGCAGAACAGAGAAAataa